One Cellulosimicrobium protaetiae genomic region harbors:
- a CDS encoding TetR/AcrR family transcriptional regulator: MERLCPLCWRRAVVIFEHVQKRRRRMSATPKSERTRAHLRDVAIRMLRDVGYERTTMRAVAAEAGVSTGNAYYHFPSKDALVQELYLEVQHEHAERAASVLAAEGPLTDRLRGVWGASVDAFAPFHAFGGEFVSVAIRPGSDASPFSAASAASRDLSRDLFERVVAGSSSRVPARLRAQLPELLWLAQLGITLFWVHDTSPGFARTRRLVDGGAALVGSLVRLSRLPVARGVVDDVLRLVRAVHPGAPGAPEPAVAPRERADGPEDRA, translated from the coding sequence ATGGAGCGCCTCTGTCCCCTGTGCTGGCGACGCGCCGTGGTAATTTTTGAACATGTTCAAAAACGGCGGCGACGCATGAGCGCGACACCGAAGTCCGAGCGGACGCGCGCGCACCTGCGCGACGTGGCGATTCGGATGCTGCGCGACGTCGGGTACGAGCGCACGACGATGCGTGCCGTCGCGGCCGAGGCCGGCGTGAGCACGGGGAACGCGTACTACCACTTCCCGTCCAAGGACGCGCTCGTCCAGGAGCTCTACCTCGAGGTGCAGCACGAGCACGCCGAGCGCGCCGCGTCCGTGCTCGCCGCCGAGGGGCCGCTCACCGACCGGCTGCGCGGGGTGTGGGGCGCATCGGTCGACGCGTTCGCGCCGTTCCACGCGTTCGGCGGCGAGTTCGTGTCGGTCGCGATCCGCCCGGGCTCGGACGCGAGCCCGTTCTCCGCCGCCTCGGCGGCGTCGCGCGACCTCTCGCGCGACCTCTTCGAGCGGGTCGTCGCCGGGTCGTCGTCGCGGGTCCCCGCCCGGCTGCGTGCCCAGCTCCCGGAGCTGCTGTGGCTCGCCCAGCTCGGCATCACCCTGTTCTGGGTCCATGACACGTCGCCCGGGTTCGCCCGCACGCGCAGGCTCGTCGACGGGGGCGCAGCGCTCGTCGGCAGCCTCGTCCGGCTGTCCCGGCTCCCCGTCGCGCGCGGGGTGGTCGACGACGTGCTACGCCTCGTGCGCGCGGTCCACCCGGGTGCGCCCGGGGCGCCGGAGCCGGCCGTCGCGCCCCGCGAGCGCGCCGACGGGCCGGAGGATCGCGCGTGA
- a CDS encoding N-acetylglucosamine-6-phosphate deacetylase → MTDAASSPRPAQQPGTERVLVGRVVTPTGVLDDGVVAVADGRIAWVGPRTEAVAAGYADLPSDGAATLLPGLVDVHDHGGGGSSFPDATSVDEARVAAREHLRHGTTSLVASLVTAPRDVLLERTGTLADLADEGEIVGIHLEGPFLSEVRCGAQNPHDMLEGDPELVRAIAAAARGYLRTMTVAPEVPGVVGAGGVIETLVEVGAIPSIGHTDASTEQTEAAIASGVAALAAAGRPGARLTATHLFNGMRPLHHREPGPIAACLAAAARGELVVELVADGTHLVHGTIRSVAELVGAHVGGDGAVAGPDAVALVTDAMAAAGMPDGAYELGPMSVTVAHGVARLTEGGSIAGGTYHLLDVVRETVEAGVPLVDAVRAASWTPAGVIGLDDRGGLVAGRRADVVVTDADLRVREVLRAGDPVDLTL, encoded by the coding sequence ATGACCGACGCCGCCAGCAGTCCTCGTCCCGCCCAGCAGCCCGGCACCGAGCGAGTCCTCGTGGGCCGCGTCGTCACCCCGACGGGTGTCCTCGACGACGGCGTCGTCGCCGTGGCGGACGGGCGGATCGCGTGGGTCGGCCCCCGGACGGAGGCCGTCGCCGCGGGGTACGCCGACCTGCCGTCGGACGGCGCGGCGACGCTGCTCCCGGGCCTCGTCGACGTGCACGACCACGGCGGCGGCGGGTCGAGCTTCCCCGACGCGACGAGCGTCGACGAGGCGCGCGTCGCCGCACGCGAGCACCTGCGCCACGGCACGACGAGCCTCGTCGCGTCCCTCGTGACCGCCCCGCGCGACGTGCTGCTGGAGCGCACCGGCACCCTCGCCGACCTCGCCGACGAGGGGGAGATCGTCGGCATCCACCTCGAGGGGCCGTTCCTCTCCGAGGTCCGGTGCGGCGCGCAGAACCCGCACGACATGCTCGAGGGAGACCCGGAGCTCGTCCGTGCGATCGCCGCGGCGGCGCGCGGCTACCTGCGCACGATGACGGTCGCGCCCGAGGTGCCGGGCGTCGTCGGCGCCGGGGGAGTGATCGAGACCCTCGTCGAGGTCGGGGCGATCCCGTCGATCGGGCACACCGACGCGAGCACCGAGCAGACGGAGGCGGCGATCGCGTCGGGCGTCGCGGCGCTCGCGGCGGCCGGGCGTCCCGGGGCACGGCTGACCGCCACGCACCTGTTCAACGGCATGCGGCCCCTGCACCACCGCGAGCCGGGTCCGATCGCGGCGTGCCTCGCCGCTGCTGCCCGCGGCGAGCTGGTCGTCGAGCTCGTGGCCGACGGCACGCACCTCGTGCACGGCACCATCCGCAGCGTGGCCGAGCTCGTCGGCGCGCACGTCGGCGGGGACGGCGCGGTCGCCGGGCCGGACGCCGTCGCGCTCGTCACCGACGCGATGGCCGCGGCCGGCATGCCCGACGGCGCGTACGAGCTCGGGCCGATGAGCGTCACGGTCGCGCACGGTGTCGCGCGGCTCACCGAGGGCGGGTCGATCGCGGGCGGCACGTACCACCTGCTCGACGTCGTCCGCGAGACGGTCGAGGCCGGGGTGCCCCTCGTCGACGCGGTGCGCGCCGCCTCCTGGACCCCGGCCGGCGTGATCGGCCTCGACGACCGTGGCGGCCTCGTCGCGGGCCGCCGCGCCGACGTCGTCGTCACGGACGCCGACCTGCGCGTGCGCGAGGTCCTGCGTGCGGGCGACCCGGTCGACCTCACGCTCTGA
- a CDS encoding DUF1990 family protein, which produces MTFTYPEVGATRTDDRPAGYRYLQVRRRLTDRPHGPEDLAWLGEQLLTWRVHAAARVRLDTAAPVAEPGARVTTLLGVGRLRLHEPCEVVWVERSARRVAFGYGTLPGHAFVGEERFAVERDDAGDLWWSIDVFSRPVLWWVRPFAFAVPTFQRLFALHLGRGARRLLASRER; this is translated from the coding sequence ATGACGTTCACGTACCCGGAGGTCGGTGCGACCCGCACCGACGACCGTCCTGCGGGGTACCGGTACCTGCAGGTGCGCCGCCGGCTCACGGACCGCCCGCACGGTCCGGAGGACCTCGCGTGGCTGGGGGAGCAGCTGCTCACGTGGCGGGTCCACGCGGCGGCGCGGGTGCGCCTGGACACCGCGGCCCCGGTCGCGGAGCCCGGCGCGCGCGTGACGACCCTGCTCGGCGTCGGGCGCCTGCGCCTGCACGAGCCGTGCGAGGTCGTGTGGGTCGAGCGGTCCGCGCGCCGGGTCGCGTTCGGGTACGGCACCCTGCCCGGGCACGCGTTCGTGGGGGAGGAGCGCTTCGCCGTCGAGCGGGACGACGCGGGTGACCTGTGGTGGAGCATCGACGTGTTCAGCAGGCCCGTGCTGTGGTGGGTGCGTCCGTTCGCGTTCGCGGTGCCGACGTTCCAGCGGCTCTTCGCCCTGCACCTCGGCCGTGGTGCCCGCCGCCTCCTCGCGTCGCGCGAGCGCTGA
- a CDS encoding YndJ family transporter, with amino-acid sequence MSPAGAALVSGLVVLGMVVVLPLGLRLLGPDVVPAPRSAAWPLAGVAGAAGVVLPHGTASVLLALVFAAATAVLAGAGARLAARTLREVRARRATRADRSAVARLASRAATVTALVMPAVGASALVAERAGWGLLGFSGTYLALTVPHMLYAGFGAALIAGAVARLGTDRLAVAGAWGVPLGTVLVLVGYFVGDVAELVGAGVLTLALWATAVATVRSFARPTGPAEPGGAQPDGRRPGDDRREPADRRLPDGRGDTAVARVLLGTGATLVGPSMLLALWWAAGEALGFAHPSLDVMAATHGVANALGFVLCTILGLRILARGPSASDEADGAGRGTSRGPGRAPEGSRS; translated from the coding sequence GTGAGCCCGGCCGGCGCGGCGCTCGTCTCGGGGCTGGTGGTCCTCGGCATGGTCGTGGTCCTGCCGCTCGGCCTGCGTCTCCTCGGGCCCGACGTCGTCCCCGCACCGCGCAGCGCCGCATGGCCCCTCGCAGGGGTCGCCGGAGCGGCGGGCGTCGTCCTCCCGCACGGCACCGCGTCGGTCCTGCTCGCACTCGTCTTCGCGGCGGCGACCGCCGTGCTGGCCGGTGCCGGCGCGCGGCTCGCGGCGCGCACGCTGCGCGAGGTGCGGGCGAGACGTGCCACGCGTGCCGATCGGTCCGCCGTCGCGCGCCTCGCCTCGCGCGCGGCGACCGTGACCGCCCTGGTCATGCCCGCGGTCGGTGCGAGCGCCCTGGTCGCCGAGCGTGCCGGGTGGGGGCTCCTGGGGTTCTCCGGGACGTATCTCGCGCTCACGGTCCCGCACATGCTCTACGCCGGGTTCGGTGCGGCGCTGATCGCGGGCGCGGTCGCGCGCCTCGGCACCGACCGGCTCGCGGTCGCCGGGGCGTGGGGCGTGCCGCTCGGGACGGTGCTCGTGCTCGTCGGCTACTTCGTCGGCGACGTGGCCGAGCTCGTCGGCGCGGGGGTGCTCACGCTCGCCCTGTGGGCGACCGCGGTCGCGACCGTCCGGTCGTTCGCGCGGCCCACCGGCCCCGCGGAGCCGGGCGGCGCGCAGCCGGATGGCCGTCGACCGGGGGACGACCGCCGGGAGCCGGCCGACCGTCGGCTGCCGGACGGTCGCGGGGACACTGCGGTCGCCCGGGTGCTGCTCGGCACGGGCGCGACCCTCGTCGGGCCGTCGATGCTGCTCGCTCTCTGGTGGGCCGCGGGCGAGGCGCTCGGGTTCGCGCACCCGAGCCTCGACGTGATGGCGGCGACGCACGGCGTCGCGAACGCGCTCGGCTTCGTGCTGTGCACGATCCTCGGGCTGCGGATCCTCGCGCGCGGGCCGTCGGCCTCGGACGAGGCGGACGGTGCCGGACGGGGTACGAGTCGTGGGCCCGGGCGGGCCCCGGAGGGGAGCAGGTCATGA